A stretch of Cicer arietinum cultivar CDC Frontier isolate Library 1 chromosome 5, Cicar.CDCFrontier_v2.0, whole genome shotgun sequence DNA encodes these proteins:
- the LOC101511674 gene encoding transcriptional corepressor LEUNIG-like isoform X1: MSQTNWEADKMLDVYIHDYLVKRDLKASAQAFQSEGKVSSDPVAIDAPGGFLFEWWSVFWDIFIARTNEKHSEVAASYIETQLLKAREQQQQQQQPQSQQSQHQQQQQQMQMQQLLMQRHAQQQQQQQQQQQHQQQQQHQQQQQQQQQSQSQQQPQQPQQQQSRDRAHLLNGSANGLVGNPGTANAIATKMYEERLKVPLQRDSLDDAAMKQRFGENMGQLLDPNHHASILKSAAATGQPTGTKFHDFRQVLPGAAGGMSPQVQARSQQIPGSTPDMKNDMNPVLNPRAAGPDGSLLAISGSNQGSNNLTLKGWPLTGLDQLRSGLLQQQKPFMQAPQPFHQLQMLTPQHQQQLMLAQQNLASPSANEESRRLRMLLNNRNIGLNKDGLSNSGGDVGLPLQGVGPPFPRGDTDILMKLKLAQLQQQQHQQQSNMNAQQQQLQQHALSNQQSQSSNHSIHQQDKVGAGNDSMSNSYRGNDQVSKNQIGRKRKQPVSSSGPANSSGTANTTGPSPSSAPSTPSTHTPGDAMSMPALPHSGSSSKPLMMFGTDGTGTLTSSSNQLWDDKDLELQADVDRFVEDGSLEENVESFLSQDDTDPRDPVGRCMDVSKGFTFSDVNSVRASTSKVACCHFSSDGKLLASGGHDKKAVIWYTDSLKQKATLEEHSSLITDVRFSPSMPRLATSSFDKTVRVWDVENPGYSLRTFTGHSTSVMSLDFHPNKDDLICSCDGDGEIRYWSINNGSCTRVSKGGTTQMRFQPRLGRYLAAAAENIVSILDVETQACRYSLKGHTKTIDSVCWDPSGELLASVSEDSVRIWTLGTGSEGECVHELSCNGSKFHSCVFHPTYPSLLVIGCYQSLELWNMAENKTMTLSAHDGLITALSVSTVNGLVASASHDKFIKLWK; encoded by the exons ATGTCTCAGACCAACTGGGAAGCTGATAAGAT GTTAGATGTTTATATCCATGATTACCTAGTCAAGAGGGATTTGAAGGCTTCTGCTCAGGCTTTTCAATCTGAGGGAAAAGTATCCTCGGACCCTGTTG CCATTGATGCCCCCGGAGGTTTTCTGTTTGAGTGGTGGTCGGTTTTCTGGGACATTTTTATTGCCAGGACCAATGAGAAGCACTCTGAGGTTGCTGCATCGTATATAGAG ACTCAACTACTTAAGGCAAGGGAACAacagcagcagcagcaacagCCTCAATCCCAGCAGTCACAGCATCAACAACAACAGCAGCAAATGCAGATGCAACAACTCCTGATGCAGAGGCATGCACAGCAGCAACAACAGCAACAGCAACAACAGCAGCACCAGCAACAACAACAGCACCAGCAACAGCAACAGCAACAGCAACAGTCACAATCGCAGCAGCAGCCGCAGCAACCACAACAACAGCAAAGTAGGGATAGGGCTCATCTCTTAAATGGTAGTGCAAATGGGTTAGTTGGAAACCCTGGAACTGCAAACGCAATAGCAACAAAGATGTACGAGGAAAGGTTAAAAGTTCCCCTTCAGAGGGATTCGTTGGATGATGCGGCAATGAAG CAAAGATTTGGTGAGAACATGGGTCAACTCTTGGACCCAAATCATCACGCCTCAATATTGAAGTCAGCTGCAGCTACTGGTCAGCCTACGGG CACCAAATTCCATGATTTCAGGCAAGTTTTGCCTGGAGCTGCTGGTGGGATGTCTCCACAAGTTCAAGCCCGTAGTCAGCAAATACCAGGGTCTACACCG GATATGAAGAACGACATGAATCCTGTTTTAAATCCCAGAGCTGCGGGTCCCGATGGATCATTGTTGGCAATTTCCG GATCGAATCAAGGGAGCAACAATTTGACTTTGAAAGGGTGGCCACTCACG GGTTTGGATCAACTTCGCTCTGGTCTACTCCAGCAGCAAAAGCCTTTCATGCAGGCTCCTCAGCCTTTTCATCAACTACAAATGTTGACACCACAACATCAGCAACAGCTTATGCTTGCACAACAGAATCTGGCATCACCATCCGCCAATGAAGAAAGTAGAAGACTGAGAATGCTATTGAATAATAGGAATATTGGTCTAAATAAGGATGGTCTTTCGAACTCTGGGGGTGATGTTGGATTACCTCTTCAAGGTGTTGGCCCTCCTTTTCCTCGTGGAGATACAGATATATTAATGAAG TTGAAATTGGCTCAGTTGCAGCAGCAGCAACATCAACAACAGTCTAACATGAATGCACAGCAGCAGCAACTTCAACAGCATGCTCTTTCAAATCAGCAATCTCAGAGTTCAAATCATAGCATACACCAGCAAGATAAAGTAGGGGCAGGAAATGATAGCATGTCAAACTCATATAGAGGAAATGATCAG GTCTCAAAAAACCAGATTGGAAGAAAGAGAAAGCAGCCTGTATCTTCTTCAGGTCCTGCCAACAGTTCAGGAACAGCAAATACGACAGGCCCATCACCAAGTTCTGCACCCTCGACTCCCTCAACTCATACTCCTGGAGATGCTATGTCAATGCCTGCCTTGCCTCATAGTGGCAGTTCATCAAAGCCTTTAATGATGTTTGGTACTGATGGCACTGGAACTCTTACATCATCTTCAAACCAGTTG TGGGATGATAAGGATCTTGAATTGCAGGCTGATGTGGATCGCTTTGTGGAGGATGGATCTCTCGAGGAAAATGTAGAGTCTTTTTTATCCCAAGATGATACAGACCCTAGAGATCCTGTTGGCCGTTGTATGGATGTAAGCAAAG ggTTCACATTTTCTGATGTAAACTCTGTACGTGCAAGTACAAGCAAAGTTGCCTGTTGCCATTTCTCGTCTGATGGAAAATTACTTGCAAGTGGCGGTCATGACAAAAAG GCTGTTATATGGTACACTGATTCTCTAAAGCAAAAAGCTACTCTTGAAGAGCATTCTTCTTTGATAACTGATGTCCGATTCAGTCCAAGCATGCCGCGTCTAGCAACATCTTCATTTGACAAAACTGTCAGGGTTTGGGATGTTGAGAAT CCTGGATATTCACTCCGCACCTTTACGGGACATTCTACATCCGTTATGTCGCTAGATTTTCATCCAAATAAAGATGATCTTATCTGCTCTTGTGATGGTGATGGTGAGATACGATATTGGAGCATAAACAATGGCAGTTGTACTAGAGTCTCCAAG GGTGGCACTACCCAAATGAGATTTCAACCTCGCCTAGGGAGGTACCTTGCTGCAGCTGCTGAGAACATTGTGTCTATACTTGACGTGGAGACACAGGCATGCCGGTATTCATTAAAG GGTCACACAAAGACAATAGATTCTGTATGTTGGGATCCATCTGGAGAATTGTTGGCATCTGTGAGTGAGGACTCTGTAAGAATTTGGACTCTTGGAACAGGAAGTGAAGGGGAATGTGTTCATGAGCTTAGCTGTAATGGCAGCAAGTTTCACTCATGTGTTTTCCATCCAACATATCCTTCATTGTTGGTCATTGGCTGTTACCAG TCATTGGAGCTGTGGAACATGGCTGAGAACAAGACAATGACTTTGTCTGCTCATGATGGTTTGATTACTGCCTTGTCTGTTTCAACTGTAAATGGTTTGGTTGCTTCTGCTAGTCATGACAAGTTCATCAAGCTATGGAAGTAA
- the LOC101511674 gene encoding transcriptional corepressor LEUNIG-like isoform X3, whose product MSQTNWEADKMLDVYIHDYLVKRDLKASAQAFQSEGKVSSDPVAIDAPGGFLFEWWSVFWDIFIARTNEKHSEVAASYIETQLLKAREQQQQQQQPQSQQSQHQQQQQQMQMQQLLMQRHAQQQQQQQQQQQHQQQQQHQQQQQQQQQSQSQQQPQQPQQQQSRDRAHLLNGSANGLVGNPGTANAIATKMYEERLKVPLQRDSLDDAAMKQRFGENMGQLLDPNHHASILKSAAATGQPTGTKFHDFRQVLPGAAGGMSPQVQARSQQIPGSTPDMKNDMNPVLNPRAAGPDGSLLAISGSNQGSNNLTLKGWPLTGLDQLRSGLLQQQKPFMQAPQPFHQLQMLTPQHQQQLMLAQQNLASPSANEESRRLRMLLNNRNIGLNKDGLSNSGGDVGLPLQGVGPPFPRGDTDILMKLKLAQLQQQQHQQQSNMNAQQQQLQQHALSNQQSQSSNHSIHQQDKVGAGNDSMSNSYRGNDQVSKNQIGRKRKQPVSSSGPANSSGTANTTGPSPSSAPSTPSTHTPGDAMSMPALPHSGSSSKPLMMFGTDGTGTLTSSSNQLADVDRFVEDGSLEENVESFLSQDDTDPRDPVGRCMDVSKGFTFSDVNSVRASTSKVACCHFSSDGKLLASGGHDKKAVIWYTDSLKQKATLEEHSSLITDVRFSPSMPRLATSSFDKTVRVWDVENPGYSLRTFTGHSTSVMSLDFHPNKDDLICSCDGDGEIRYWSINNGSCTRVSKGGTTQMRFQPRLGRYLAAAAENIVSILDVETQACRYSLKGHTKTIDSVCWDPSGELLASVSEDSVRIWTLGTGSEGECVHELSCNGSKFHSCVFHPTYPSLLVIGCYQSLELWNMAENKTMTLSAHDGLITALSVSTVNGLVASASHDKFIKLWK is encoded by the exons ATGTCTCAGACCAACTGGGAAGCTGATAAGAT GTTAGATGTTTATATCCATGATTACCTAGTCAAGAGGGATTTGAAGGCTTCTGCTCAGGCTTTTCAATCTGAGGGAAAAGTATCCTCGGACCCTGTTG CCATTGATGCCCCCGGAGGTTTTCTGTTTGAGTGGTGGTCGGTTTTCTGGGACATTTTTATTGCCAGGACCAATGAGAAGCACTCTGAGGTTGCTGCATCGTATATAGAG ACTCAACTACTTAAGGCAAGGGAACAacagcagcagcagcaacagCCTCAATCCCAGCAGTCACAGCATCAACAACAACAGCAGCAAATGCAGATGCAACAACTCCTGATGCAGAGGCATGCACAGCAGCAACAACAGCAACAGCAACAACAGCAGCACCAGCAACAACAACAGCACCAGCAACAGCAACAGCAACAGCAACAGTCACAATCGCAGCAGCAGCCGCAGCAACCACAACAACAGCAAAGTAGGGATAGGGCTCATCTCTTAAATGGTAGTGCAAATGGGTTAGTTGGAAACCCTGGAACTGCAAACGCAATAGCAACAAAGATGTACGAGGAAAGGTTAAAAGTTCCCCTTCAGAGGGATTCGTTGGATGATGCGGCAATGAAG CAAAGATTTGGTGAGAACATGGGTCAACTCTTGGACCCAAATCATCACGCCTCAATATTGAAGTCAGCTGCAGCTACTGGTCAGCCTACGGG CACCAAATTCCATGATTTCAGGCAAGTTTTGCCTGGAGCTGCTGGTGGGATGTCTCCACAAGTTCAAGCCCGTAGTCAGCAAATACCAGGGTCTACACCG GATATGAAGAACGACATGAATCCTGTTTTAAATCCCAGAGCTGCGGGTCCCGATGGATCATTGTTGGCAATTTCCG GATCGAATCAAGGGAGCAACAATTTGACTTTGAAAGGGTGGCCACTCACG GGTTTGGATCAACTTCGCTCTGGTCTACTCCAGCAGCAAAAGCCTTTCATGCAGGCTCCTCAGCCTTTTCATCAACTACAAATGTTGACACCACAACATCAGCAACAGCTTATGCTTGCACAACAGAATCTGGCATCACCATCCGCCAATGAAGAAAGTAGAAGACTGAGAATGCTATTGAATAATAGGAATATTGGTCTAAATAAGGATGGTCTTTCGAACTCTGGGGGTGATGTTGGATTACCTCTTCAAGGTGTTGGCCCTCCTTTTCCTCGTGGAGATACAGATATATTAATGAAG TTGAAATTGGCTCAGTTGCAGCAGCAGCAACATCAACAACAGTCTAACATGAATGCACAGCAGCAGCAACTTCAACAGCATGCTCTTTCAAATCAGCAATCTCAGAGTTCAAATCATAGCATACACCAGCAAGATAAAGTAGGGGCAGGAAATGATAGCATGTCAAACTCATATAGAGGAAATGATCAG GTCTCAAAAAACCAGATTGGAAGAAAGAGAAAGCAGCCTGTATCTTCTTCAGGTCCTGCCAACAGTTCAGGAACAGCAAATACGACAGGCCCATCACCAAGTTCTGCACCCTCGACTCCCTCAACTCATACTCCTGGAGATGCTATGTCAATGCCTGCCTTGCCTCATAGTGGCAGTTCATCAAAGCCTTTAATGATGTTTGGTACTGATGGCACTGGAACTCTTACATCATCTTCAAACCAGTTG GCTGATGTGGATCGCTTTGTGGAGGATGGATCTCTCGAGGAAAATGTAGAGTCTTTTTTATCCCAAGATGATACAGACCCTAGAGATCCTGTTGGCCGTTGTATGGATGTAAGCAAAG ggTTCACATTTTCTGATGTAAACTCTGTACGTGCAAGTACAAGCAAAGTTGCCTGTTGCCATTTCTCGTCTGATGGAAAATTACTTGCAAGTGGCGGTCATGACAAAAAG GCTGTTATATGGTACACTGATTCTCTAAAGCAAAAAGCTACTCTTGAAGAGCATTCTTCTTTGATAACTGATGTCCGATTCAGTCCAAGCATGCCGCGTCTAGCAACATCTTCATTTGACAAAACTGTCAGGGTTTGGGATGTTGAGAAT CCTGGATATTCACTCCGCACCTTTACGGGACATTCTACATCCGTTATGTCGCTAGATTTTCATCCAAATAAAGATGATCTTATCTGCTCTTGTGATGGTGATGGTGAGATACGATATTGGAGCATAAACAATGGCAGTTGTACTAGAGTCTCCAAG GGTGGCACTACCCAAATGAGATTTCAACCTCGCCTAGGGAGGTACCTTGCTGCAGCTGCTGAGAACATTGTGTCTATACTTGACGTGGAGACACAGGCATGCCGGTATTCATTAAAG GGTCACACAAAGACAATAGATTCTGTATGTTGGGATCCATCTGGAGAATTGTTGGCATCTGTGAGTGAGGACTCTGTAAGAATTTGGACTCTTGGAACAGGAAGTGAAGGGGAATGTGTTCATGAGCTTAGCTGTAATGGCAGCAAGTTTCACTCATGTGTTTTCCATCCAACATATCCTTCATTGTTGGTCATTGGCTGTTACCAG TCATTGGAGCTGTGGAACATGGCTGAGAACAAGACAATGACTTTGTCTGCTCATGATGGTTTGATTACTGCCTTGTCTGTTTCAACTGTAAATGGTTTGGTTGCTTCTGCTAGTCATGACAAGTTCATCAAGCTATGGAAGTAA
- the LOC101511674 gene encoding transcriptional corepressor LEUNIG-like isoform X2, giving the protein MSQTNWEADKMLDVYIHDYLVKRDLKASAQAFQSEGKVSSDPVAIDAPGGFLFEWWSVFWDIFIARTNEKHSEVAASYIETQLLKAREQQQQQQQPQSQQSQHQQQQQQMQMQQLLMQRHAQQQQQQQQQQQHQQQQQHQQQQQQQQQSQSQQQPQQPQQQQSRDRAHLLNGSANGLVGNPGTANAIATKMYEERLKVPLQRDSLDDAAMKQRFGENMGQLLDPNHHASILKSAAATGQPTGQVLPGAAGGMSPQVQARSQQIPGSTPDMKNDMNPVLNPRAAGPDGSLLAISGSNQGSNNLTLKGWPLTGLDQLRSGLLQQQKPFMQAPQPFHQLQMLTPQHQQQLMLAQQNLASPSANEESRRLRMLLNNRNIGLNKDGLSNSGGDVGLPLQGVGPPFPRGDTDILMKLKLAQLQQQQHQQQSNMNAQQQQLQQHALSNQQSQSSNHSIHQQDKVGAGNDSMSNSYRGNDQVSKNQIGRKRKQPVSSSGPANSSGTANTTGPSPSSAPSTPSTHTPGDAMSMPALPHSGSSSKPLMMFGTDGTGTLTSSSNQLWDDKDLELQADVDRFVEDGSLEENVESFLSQDDTDPRDPVGRCMDVSKGFTFSDVNSVRASTSKVACCHFSSDGKLLASGGHDKKAVIWYTDSLKQKATLEEHSSLITDVRFSPSMPRLATSSFDKTVRVWDVENPGYSLRTFTGHSTSVMSLDFHPNKDDLICSCDGDGEIRYWSINNGSCTRVSKGGTTQMRFQPRLGRYLAAAAENIVSILDVETQACRYSLKGHTKTIDSVCWDPSGELLASVSEDSVRIWTLGTGSEGECVHELSCNGSKFHSCVFHPTYPSLLVIGCYQSLELWNMAENKTMTLSAHDGLITALSVSTVNGLVASASHDKFIKLWK; this is encoded by the exons ATGTCTCAGACCAACTGGGAAGCTGATAAGAT GTTAGATGTTTATATCCATGATTACCTAGTCAAGAGGGATTTGAAGGCTTCTGCTCAGGCTTTTCAATCTGAGGGAAAAGTATCCTCGGACCCTGTTG CCATTGATGCCCCCGGAGGTTTTCTGTTTGAGTGGTGGTCGGTTTTCTGGGACATTTTTATTGCCAGGACCAATGAGAAGCACTCTGAGGTTGCTGCATCGTATATAGAG ACTCAACTACTTAAGGCAAGGGAACAacagcagcagcagcaacagCCTCAATCCCAGCAGTCACAGCATCAACAACAACAGCAGCAAATGCAGATGCAACAACTCCTGATGCAGAGGCATGCACAGCAGCAACAACAGCAACAGCAACAACAGCAGCACCAGCAACAACAACAGCACCAGCAACAGCAACAGCAACAGCAACAGTCACAATCGCAGCAGCAGCCGCAGCAACCACAACAACAGCAAAGTAGGGATAGGGCTCATCTCTTAAATGGTAGTGCAAATGGGTTAGTTGGAAACCCTGGAACTGCAAACGCAATAGCAACAAAGATGTACGAGGAAAGGTTAAAAGTTCCCCTTCAGAGGGATTCGTTGGATGATGCGGCAATGAAG CAAAGATTTGGTGAGAACATGGGTCAACTCTTGGACCCAAATCATCACGCCTCAATATTGAAGTCAGCTGCAGCTACTGGTCAGCCTACGGG GCAAGTTTTGCCTGGAGCTGCTGGTGGGATGTCTCCACAAGTTCAAGCCCGTAGTCAGCAAATACCAGGGTCTACACCG GATATGAAGAACGACATGAATCCTGTTTTAAATCCCAGAGCTGCGGGTCCCGATGGATCATTGTTGGCAATTTCCG GATCGAATCAAGGGAGCAACAATTTGACTTTGAAAGGGTGGCCACTCACG GGTTTGGATCAACTTCGCTCTGGTCTACTCCAGCAGCAAAAGCCTTTCATGCAGGCTCCTCAGCCTTTTCATCAACTACAAATGTTGACACCACAACATCAGCAACAGCTTATGCTTGCACAACAGAATCTGGCATCACCATCCGCCAATGAAGAAAGTAGAAGACTGAGAATGCTATTGAATAATAGGAATATTGGTCTAAATAAGGATGGTCTTTCGAACTCTGGGGGTGATGTTGGATTACCTCTTCAAGGTGTTGGCCCTCCTTTTCCTCGTGGAGATACAGATATATTAATGAAG TTGAAATTGGCTCAGTTGCAGCAGCAGCAACATCAACAACAGTCTAACATGAATGCACAGCAGCAGCAACTTCAACAGCATGCTCTTTCAAATCAGCAATCTCAGAGTTCAAATCATAGCATACACCAGCAAGATAAAGTAGGGGCAGGAAATGATAGCATGTCAAACTCATATAGAGGAAATGATCAG GTCTCAAAAAACCAGATTGGAAGAAAGAGAAAGCAGCCTGTATCTTCTTCAGGTCCTGCCAACAGTTCAGGAACAGCAAATACGACAGGCCCATCACCAAGTTCTGCACCCTCGACTCCCTCAACTCATACTCCTGGAGATGCTATGTCAATGCCTGCCTTGCCTCATAGTGGCAGTTCATCAAAGCCTTTAATGATGTTTGGTACTGATGGCACTGGAACTCTTACATCATCTTCAAACCAGTTG TGGGATGATAAGGATCTTGAATTGCAGGCTGATGTGGATCGCTTTGTGGAGGATGGATCTCTCGAGGAAAATGTAGAGTCTTTTTTATCCCAAGATGATACAGACCCTAGAGATCCTGTTGGCCGTTGTATGGATGTAAGCAAAG ggTTCACATTTTCTGATGTAAACTCTGTACGTGCAAGTACAAGCAAAGTTGCCTGTTGCCATTTCTCGTCTGATGGAAAATTACTTGCAAGTGGCGGTCATGACAAAAAG GCTGTTATATGGTACACTGATTCTCTAAAGCAAAAAGCTACTCTTGAAGAGCATTCTTCTTTGATAACTGATGTCCGATTCAGTCCAAGCATGCCGCGTCTAGCAACATCTTCATTTGACAAAACTGTCAGGGTTTGGGATGTTGAGAAT CCTGGATATTCACTCCGCACCTTTACGGGACATTCTACATCCGTTATGTCGCTAGATTTTCATCCAAATAAAGATGATCTTATCTGCTCTTGTGATGGTGATGGTGAGATACGATATTGGAGCATAAACAATGGCAGTTGTACTAGAGTCTCCAAG GGTGGCACTACCCAAATGAGATTTCAACCTCGCCTAGGGAGGTACCTTGCTGCAGCTGCTGAGAACATTGTGTCTATACTTGACGTGGAGACACAGGCATGCCGGTATTCATTAAAG GGTCACACAAAGACAATAGATTCTGTATGTTGGGATCCATCTGGAGAATTGTTGGCATCTGTGAGTGAGGACTCTGTAAGAATTTGGACTCTTGGAACAGGAAGTGAAGGGGAATGTGTTCATGAGCTTAGCTGTAATGGCAGCAAGTTTCACTCATGTGTTTTCCATCCAACATATCCTTCATTGTTGGTCATTGGCTGTTACCAG TCATTGGAGCTGTGGAACATGGCTGAGAACAAGACAATGACTTTGTCTGCTCATGATGGTTTGATTACTGCCTTGTCTGTTTCAACTGTAAATGGTTTGGTTGCTTCTGCTAGTCATGACAAGTTCATCAAGCTATGGAAGTAA
- the LOC101511674 gene encoding transcriptional corepressor LEUNIG-like isoform X4: MSQTNWEADKMLDVYIHDYLVKRDLKASAQAFQSEGKVSSDPVAIDAPGGFLFEWWSVFWDIFIARTNEKHSEVAASYIETQLLKAREQQQQQQQPQSQQSQHQQQQQQMQMQQLLMQRHAQQQQQQQQQQQHQQQQQHQQQQQQQQQSQSQQQPQQPQQQQSRDRAHLLNGSANGLVGNPGTANAIATKMYEERLKVPLQRDSLDDAAMKQRFGENMGQLLDPNHHASILKSAAATGQPTGQVLPGAAGGMSPQVQARSQQIPGSTPDMKNDMNPVLNPRAAGPDGSLLAISGSNQGSNNLTLKGWPLTGLDQLRSGLLQQQKPFMQAPQPFHQLQMLTPQHQQQLMLAQQNLASPSANEESRRLRMLLNNRNIGLNKDGLSNSGGDVGLPLQGVGPPFPRGDTDILMKLKLAQLQQQQHQQQSNMNAQQQQLQQHALSNQQSQSSNHSIHQQDKVGAGNDSMSNSYRGNDQVSKNQIGRKRKQPVSSSGPANSSGTANTTGPSPSSAPSTPSTHTPGDAMSMPALPHSGSSSKPLMMFGTDGTGTLTSSSNQLADVDRFVEDGSLEENVESFLSQDDTDPRDPVGRCMDVSKGFTFSDVNSVRASTSKVACCHFSSDGKLLASGGHDKKAVIWYTDSLKQKATLEEHSSLITDVRFSPSMPRLATSSFDKTVRVWDVENPGYSLRTFTGHSTSVMSLDFHPNKDDLICSCDGDGEIRYWSINNGSCTRVSKGGTTQMRFQPRLGRYLAAAAENIVSILDVETQACRYSLKGHTKTIDSVCWDPSGELLASVSEDSVRIWTLGTGSEGECVHELSCNGSKFHSCVFHPTYPSLLVIGCYQSLELWNMAENKTMTLSAHDGLITALSVSTVNGLVASASHDKFIKLWK, encoded by the exons ATGTCTCAGACCAACTGGGAAGCTGATAAGAT GTTAGATGTTTATATCCATGATTACCTAGTCAAGAGGGATTTGAAGGCTTCTGCTCAGGCTTTTCAATCTGAGGGAAAAGTATCCTCGGACCCTGTTG CCATTGATGCCCCCGGAGGTTTTCTGTTTGAGTGGTGGTCGGTTTTCTGGGACATTTTTATTGCCAGGACCAATGAGAAGCACTCTGAGGTTGCTGCATCGTATATAGAG ACTCAACTACTTAAGGCAAGGGAACAacagcagcagcagcaacagCCTCAATCCCAGCAGTCACAGCATCAACAACAACAGCAGCAAATGCAGATGCAACAACTCCTGATGCAGAGGCATGCACAGCAGCAACAACAGCAACAGCAACAACAGCAGCACCAGCAACAACAACAGCACCAGCAACAGCAACAGCAACAGCAACAGTCACAATCGCAGCAGCAGCCGCAGCAACCACAACAACAGCAAAGTAGGGATAGGGCTCATCTCTTAAATGGTAGTGCAAATGGGTTAGTTGGAAACCCTGGAACTGCAAACGCAATAGCAACAAAGATGTACGAGGAAAGGTTAAAAGTTCCCCTTCAGAGGGATTCGTTGGATGATGCGGCAATGAAG CAAAGATTTGGTGAGAACATGGGTCAACTCTTGGACCCAAATCATCACGCCTCAATATTGAAGTCAGCTGCAGCTACTGGTCAGCCTACGGG GCAAGTTTTGCCTGGAGCTGCTGGTGGGATGTCTCCACAAGTTCAAGCCCGTAGTCAGCAAATACCAGGGTCTACACCG GATATGAAGAACGACATGAATCCTGTTTTAAATCCCAGAGCTGCGGGTCCCGATGGATCATTGTTGGCAATTTCCG GATCGAATCAAGGGAGCAACAATTTGACTTTGAAAGGGTGGCCACTCACG GGTTTGGATCAACTTCGCTCTGGTCTACTCCAGCAGCAAAAGCCTTTCATGCAGGCTCCTCAGCCTTTTCATCAACTACAAATGTTGACACCACAACATCAGCAACAGCTTATGCTTGCACAACAGAATCTGGCATCACCATCCGCCAATGAAGAAAGTAGAAGACTGAGAATGCTATTGAATAATAGGAATATTGGTCTAAATAAGGATGGTCTTTCGAACTCTGGGGGTGATGTTGGATTACCTCTTCAAGGTGTTGGCCCTCCTTTTCCTCGTGGAGATACAGATATATTAATGAAG TTGAAATTGGCTCAGTTGCAGCAGCAGCAACATCAACAACAGTCTAACATGAATGCACAGCAGCAGCAACTTCAACAGCATGCTCTTTCAAATCAGCAATCTCAGAGTTCAAATCATAGCATACACCAGCAAGATAAAGTAGGGGCAGGAAATGATAGCATGTCAAACTCATATAGAGGAAATGATCAG GTCTCAAAAAACCAGATTGGAAGAAAGAGAAAGCAGCCTGTATCTTCTTCAGGTCCTGCCAACAGTTCAGGAACAGCAAATACGACAGGCCCATCACCAAGTTCTGCACCCTCGACTCCCTCAACTCATACTCCTGGAGATGCTATGTCAATGCCTGCCTTGCCTCATAGTGGCAGTTCATCAAAGCCTTTAATGATGTTTGGTACTGATGGCACTGGAACTCTTACATCATCTTCAAACCAGTTG GCTGATGTGGATCGCTTTGTGGAGGATGGATCTCTCGAGGAAAATGTAGAGTCTTTTTTATCCCAAGATGATACAGACCCTAGAGATCCTGTTGGCCGTTGTATGGATGTAAGCAAAG ggTTCACATTTTCTGATGTAAACTCTGTACGTGCAAGTACAAGCAAAGTTGCCTGTTGCCATTTCTCGTCTGATGGAAAATTACTTGCAAGTGGCGGTCATGACAAAAAG GCTGTTATATGGTACACTGATTCTCTAAAGCAAAAAGCTACTCTTGAAGAGCATTCTTCTTTGATAACTGATGTCCGATTCAGTCCAAGCATGCCGCGTCTAGCAACATCTTCATTTGACAAAACTGTCAGGGTTTGGGATGTTGAGAAT CCTGGATATTCACTCCGCACCTTTACGGGACATTCTACATCCGTTATGTCGCTAGATTTTCATCCAAATAAAGATGATCTTATCTGCTCTTGTGATGGTGATGGTGAGATACGATATTGGAGCATAAACAATGGCAGTTGTACTAGAGTCTCCAAG GGTGGCACTACCCAAATGAGATTTCAACCTCGCCTAGGGAGGTACCTTGCTGCAGCTGCTGAGAACATTGTGTCTATACTTGACGTGGAGACACAGGCATGCCGGTATTCATTAAAG GGTCACACAAAGACAATAGATTCTGTATGTTGGGATCCATCTGGAGAATTGTTGGCATCTGTGAGTGAGGACTCTGTAAGAATTTGGACTCTTGGAACAGGAAGTGAAGGGGAATGTGTTCATGAGCTTAGCTGTAATGGCAGCAAGTTTCACTCATGTGTTTTCCATCCAACATATCCTTCATTGTTGGTCATTGGCTGTTACCAG TCATTGGAGCTGTGGAACATGGCTGAGAACAAGACAATGACTTTGTCTGCTCATGATGGTTTGATTACTGCCTTGTCTGTTTCAACTGTAAATGGTTTGGTTGCTTCTGCTAGTCATGACAAGTTCATCAAGCTATGGAAGTAA